Proteins from a single region of Paramormyrops kingsleyae isolate MSU_618 chromosome 9, PKINGS_0.4, whole genome shotgun sequence:
- the LOC111854833 gene encoding trypsin-like has translation MRLLVLFVCVGAAGAVPREDGRIIGGYECIPNSRPWMASLNYGYHFCGAVLINDQWLLSVAHCWYNPYAMQIMLGEHDLRVFEGTEQLMKTDTIIWHPSYDYQTLDYDIMMIKLFHPVTITDSVMPISLPVGCLYAGAMCSVSGWGDNNSEAATSLQCLDLPIVDNKDCQNSYPGMITRNMLCAGFMDGGRDACSGDSGSPLVCFGEVHGLVSWGQGCAQPGYPGVYTKVCEFLPWIKNTMEGN, from the exons ATGAGGCTGCTGgtgttgtttgtgtgtgtgggagctGCTG GGGCAGTGCCTCGAGAGGATGGCAGGATCATTGGGGGGTACGAGTGCATTCCAAATTCCAGGCCCTGGATGGCCTCACTGAACTATGGCTACCACTTCTGTGGGGCGGTGCTCATAAATGATCAGTGGCTGCTCTCTGTTGCTCACTGCTGGTACAA CCCTTATGCCATGCAAATCATGCTCGGAGAGCATGACCTGCGAGTGTTCGAGGGCACCGAGCAGCTCATGAAGACCGACACCATCATCTGGCACCCAAG CTACGACTACCAGACTCTGGACTATGATATCATGATGATCAAGCTGTTTCATCCAGTAACCATCACTGATTCTGTGATGCCCATCTCACTACCAGTGGGCTGCCTGTATGCAGGTGCAATGTGCTCTGTGTCGGGGTGGGGCGACAACAATTCAGAGGCCG CCACTAGCCTGCAATGCCTGGATCTGCCAATTGTGGATAATAAGGACTGCCAGAATTCGTACCCCGGCATGATCACCCGCAACATGCTGTGTGCCGGCTTCATGGATGGGGGCCGAGATGCCTGCAGT GGTGACTCAGGCAGTCCCCTGGTATGCTTTGGGGAAGTACACGGGCTGGTGTCCTGGGGTCAGGGCTGCGCTCAGCCTGGTTATCCTGGAGTTTACACCAAGGTGTGTGAGTTCCTACCCTGGATCAAGAACACCATGGAGGGCAACTGA